The genome window GTATTTGAAGCCGTTGAGCGGATCCGGTTGGCAGCGCGGCACGTTGTCTACGAAGCGCCAGCCTTTTTCGTCTCGAATCGGATCGACAACCGTCATACCTATGTGCGGAGCCAAGCCCTGCCGTTCCCGCATTATGATGGTGCGGTGAGCCCAAGGACAGGCCAGCGATACGTAGAGGTGGTAGCGGCCGGAGGCTGCGGGGTACTGGGAGTCAGGCGAGGGCGATACCCAGTTGTCGAAGGCGTCCTTTTGGCGTTCGAACGATCCGTCCTCGCTTTGCTCGTCGGGGAATTGGGCTTTTCGAGTCATGCCCGTGCCAACGAACGAAGGTCGGATTTGGCTGCATTGGACGAGTATCCGAATGAAGACTACACAGACGGGGTGTCGTGCCGTTTCTCAGTCTTTTTCGTCGTCTGCGGTCTCGTCAACTTCGGCTATGTTCTCGTTCACAACATTGTGGATAAGCACTCCGCCAAGGCAGAGGAAGCAGACGAGTATGCCGATGATAAATATGGTTAGGTCGCTCATTGTCGCCCCCTTGCTAGTAGTAAGGCCCCGGCCGAGCAGATTGAGGGTACCCAGATTCCGACAAATATTCCCTGCTCTTTGTGGCCCGAGAACCACAGGTAGTTTGCTAGCAGGAACGCGATGAAGGCGGCTGTGAAGAACAGCAGTTTTACCTTAGTCGAGGATTTCATTTTCTTTCCCATTTCCAGATAATGTTTTAGACAAGCCCAAGCGGGCTGGGGGAGGGGCTTTAACATGGGAACGAACCATCGCTCGGTGTTATTGAGTTTTATCGCCCCTCTGCGTCACTTTCAGGACTAGTTCAAGCTGCATCCAGAAACGCGCGAGTTGGATTGATTCAACGGGTATTGTTGGCTAGCCGACTGTTGTACCTGTAGAAAGGATACGAGAGGGATGGGCTCGCCTTCGCTCTCACTTGTGTTGCCGAATTGCCCGCGTCCTCCTGCTCGCAGCAAGGAACCGGAGGGAAGCGGTCGGAGACTCTGGCTAAAGGTTGTTCTCTGCCGTGGTGATGCGGTAGAAGAGGCAGTATGTATCCGTAAATAAGATACGGCGTTGTCCCATAGCCCCGGTGGAGAGGTCCGATTGTCCGTTCACGAAGGCGGAGGGATGTACCTTTTCCCAGATCCCGCTTCCGAGTTCGCTGCAGCTTTCGATCTGGATGGCTTGCTTGAGGCCGCTCGCGGGAAGCTGCAGGGTGAGCATGGGCTTGCCGTTTTCTAGTTCCGCTTTCCAAGGCAGCGCTCCGCTGTAGTTCGCAGGAAGGTTGAAGGCGAAGAGGAGGGCGAGGGGAATTCCAGCTGCGTTTTGGGTCCCGTCGTGCTGAAGTTCGTAGCCGTTTTCGAGCAGCCATTGGCCGAAGGGGCTGGGCGCGTTGAAGGTCGCTTCCGCGAGAGAGGAGCCGTTAAGGGTACGGGTCACTGCAGTGTCGGTATTGGGCATGAACTCGGAGCGGCGAGTGTCGACAACAGTGATGAAGGCAATCCGATAATTGCTTGTTCGACCATTGCGGCTTTCTTCGAAGACTTGCAGGCTCAGGTCGGTGCCCACTGGGCCCTCTGTGCGGTCTGGCGGATTGGTGGCGACGTTGATTTCTTGGGTTTGGGTGCGCCCGTCGATCGTCAGTTTTGCAGTGAGGATGCCGGCGATGGGGAAGGACTCCAGTCGGTCGTTTTCGAGGATCTTTCCCTCTGGGGAAATTGGATGGGCGGCGCCGATGGTGTTGACCCTCATCTGCAAGCCAGTCGTGCTTTGCTCGAAAACCACTTTCTTGATGCCGAGTCCATGCAGGTACATGGTCGCGGTGTTCTTGAAGGTGGTGGGCGATTCGGAAATCAATCCGGCCGTGAATCGAATGGCGGTGGGGCTTTGCGTCGCTGGGTCGAAGCTTAGCGTAGCCTCCATGCTGCCGGTGTGCTGAAACGTTTGCTCGGAGGTATCTCCAGTCGAGTAGCGAATCGAGCCAGTGCGCTCGCTTTCGACGATGGTGAAGACGACGGGGATCTCTGCAGCGACGGCGTAGCAGGATGCAAATAGCGATACAGTCGCTATGCAAACAAAGGGGATTCCATTCACGGAATTAATCGAATCAGGTGTTTTCGATTAGTCAATTGCGCGTGCGGGGCGTTTTGAGGGAAAAGTGGGGCTTTTTCTGGTTTGCGTGCGACTCGAGGAGGAGGCTCTTGGCGGGGGGTTGGTGAACACAGATTTCTCAGATGAGAGGGATGGATCTGTTGAGGGATGTTTTCAATTGATGGACCGAGCGGATTGAATGCTGGGGTTGGGGTGCTCCATAGTTTTGAACTGTGAAAACGGGTGGCGTTATTCTGGAGCTTCGCTGTCACTTTTTACTCGCTGCAGGTCGGTCTGTTTTATGGCTCATGCGAGCTGCGGCAGTTCGTATGTCAAAAAGTTAGATCCTTTCGATTTTTCCTTCGATTGACCCTTACGTGGCGCAGAGGAAGCTAAGCGATGCTCGTTTTTCTTTGGGACCCTTTATTCAAACAACGCAAAGAACATGAAAAAGTCGGTCTTCAGTCTAGTCGCAGCGCTCGCCTTGGTAGCGAGTATGTCTTCAACGCTTTCCTCGGAAGCTTTCGCCTCGGATAGCGTACAGGGTAGCAGTATTCAATTTTCCGTTACGGAGGCTCCCTCTTTTCCGCAGGAGTTGATGGAAAAAGGGCAGTCCACGGGGCTCGCTACGGTTCGGGTCATGGTCGACGAGCACGGATTCTTGGAGGACTGGATTGTCCTAGAGGCCTCGGATGTCTCGCTCGTCAACTCGATCGCGGAGGTCATATACGGTTGGGAATTTGTTTCGGCAAGGGTTGGTGGGCACGCGGTGAGATCCGTTGGGGACATCGTTGTGCAGCTCGATGCCGGCAAGGCTTATCAGCGGATGAGGCGGGATCGGGAGGACCTGTTGGAGAGTTCCTTCGTTAAGGTCTATACCAGGCAAGGCGAGATGCGTAGAACGCGTGCCCGTCCTCAGCGGGTGAACTATGTGGTGGCTCGCCAGCTTGACTCCAGTCCGCAGCTTGTCGCTTATCGCGAGCCGGCTATGGGTCGAGAGTTGTATGGAGAAAGCGACTACATAAGTGTCAGGATGGAATATTATGTGGACGCTGAAGGACGCGTGCGCATGCCTACGCCCGCCGAAAGGGGCGAGGACGTCGCGGACGAAGCCGTTTATGCGCTGCAGCATGCGATGAGGTCTTGGCGTTTTGCTCCGCTCACTGTAAACAAGGAGCCTGCAACGCTGCGCCTCGTGCAAACGATTCGCATAAAGAAGCCTCTTTAGAAAAAGGGTGGAGGAAGAAGAGCTAAGCTCTGGTTGAGTTTGTGGACGCGAAATCGTTGATGAGCTACCAAGGTCTGTCCTTGGCGGTATGGGGGATTGGCCGTTGTTGTGGGCCGCGAGTCGGTGCCCGATTGCTTCGTCACAAGGACATCAGGCTGACTTTCGAGGCCTACACAGTAAAACAAGCCCCTGCCTATTCGCGAAGCCTTGATGGGGCTTCCGTCGCTGGCAAAACGTAGAGGCGCCCAGCTTGGCGCATCTACTTTGGTCTCATAGGGTCAAATCGAGTCTCAGCCTGTCTCATTGGACAGGCCTGAAACCGATTTGAAAGACCTTGATTACGAGTCGGTTAGACGTCTTCTGTCTAGCCTTGTCTCGGGCGGTCAAATGGTGGAGGTGGCGGGAGTCGAAGGGATTGTTGGTGTGTCACTTTATTCCTAAATATACACCGAACGTTATCCATTAGCTACTTATACATTTAGTTAAGTGTGCAGAAATGACTCTAAACGCATCTTTCTGAAAATTATCAGGCACAAAATCGGCAATTGCCAACCTACTTTGATTCCCTTCCTGCGAGAAGCCTCAATGGCCTGATAGGATTGCAGGAGCTATCCATTCAGCGTCGATTCCGCTTCTCGTAGCGTATCCAAAATTTCCTCAAACGGTGGCGGGGTTCTGAAAAACATCTGCTCCATCGCCTTGTAGTCCTTCTTGAGGTTTTCGATAGCTTCCGGCCCAGGTAGCAAACGGAAACTTCCCCGTTTCGCGGTCTCATAGTTCGCCCACGAGGTGCGGAAGAAGCGGGACTTGTGTGCCACTACTCGCTTTAGCAGGTCGTCGTTCTCGAGCGCTTTCTTGCAGATCGGATTTCGCCAAAGCGCGGCGAAGTCTGCGTAGTGACGCGAGAAGCGGTCGCGTTGTCTCGGACTGGGACGGTGATACTCCGCGTGCAGGATGGTCGCTTTCTCCCAGAAGGTACGTTCGATTTCGAGGGCTACGACGTGAGCCTGGCAATCCTCGAAATGCCCGGGCGCGAGTTCGTCGACCATGGCGGAAACCTTGCGGCATCCCGTGGGACGCTGGTCGGTGAGCGAGCCAAACTCCAGTTTTACCCAAGGTGGAATATATCCGCTGTCTTTGGCGTTCCGGTCAGTTGGGTAGTGAAACAGCAGGACAGGCGAGTGAGTGGCTCCCTCCAGTTCATAGCTTAGCCAGGATTCGCCGTCTTGCCGCTTGCCGATACGTTGGGTGATTTCGTCCTCGAGGAGCGGCTTGAGTTGATCCTCGACTACGCTCGCGCAAATCGCCTGCAGTTGTTCCACCAGCTTTATACGTCTCGTATTCGAAAGGCCGATCGCTTCGAGCTCGCTTTCCTCGCAGCCAAGAAACCCAGGATCTACCGACAGATCGATGTCTTCGGAAAACCGCTGGATCGTGTTGTAGACTTTCGACAGGGAGGTGCCGCCTTTGAAGACGCAGTTGTCAGCAATCGGTTTGGCGTGAAAAAGGATACCGAGCATCCAGCAAACCCAGAAATCCTTTTCAACGATGGTTGTATCGATTCCTTGGGTACCTTGGTATTGCTGAAAATAGAGCCGCCGCTCACTGGCGGGCAAGGTGGCGAAGGCGTTCATTCTACCGTCCCTTTCGTTTGGGCAATCGCGCGCAGGTGCGGACGCATCCATGCCGGAGCGAGGCGAAGGTCGCTGATGAGCTGCTTGGCTTGCCGCTCGTCGATCGACTTTGCGATAGTGGCCACGCTTCGTTCGCTTACGCTGTCCTTGCCCATGTAGCGAAGGGCTTCGACGATCAAACCTGACATGCGGTCGGCCGCGGCAACGCGTTTCGGGGCTACGTGCTTTAGCTCGATCTCTAGTTTGCCAACCTGGACTTTTCGATTGGGACCATCCGATAGAAATACGATACGAGCAGGGACCTGTTCGGAGAGGTGGAGCAGATTCGCAGCATAGGCCCCCGTGGGGAGCAGGCGAACTTGGTCGCGCCCCTTCAATGCATCGACGATGGTCTCGATCGAGGGCGTCAGCTCCCCGAG of Pelagicoccus enzymogenes contains these proteins:
- a CDS encoding DUF6088 family protein, with amino-acid sequence MSRKSIVFCDILQSTFVTQSIDKKLISRIRGKGMGSVWTTADFADLGERTAIAKALSRHVKAGDIKRIGRGLYTYPQTHPVLGELTPSIETIVDALKGRDQVRLLPTGAYAANLLHLSEQVPARIVFLSDGPNRKVQVGKLEIELKHVAPKRVAAADRMSGLIVEALRYMGKDSVSERSVATIAKSIDERQAKQLISDLRLAPAWMRPHLRAIAQTKGTVE
- a CDS encoding nucleotidyl transferase AbiEii/AbiGii toxin family protein: MNAFATLPASERRLYFQQYQGTQGIDTTIVEKDFWVCWMLGILFHAKPIADNCVFKGGTSLSKVYNTIQRFSEDIDLSVDPGFLGCEESELEAIGLSNTRRIKLVEQLQAICASVVEDQLKPLLEDEITQRIGKRQDGESWLSYELEGATHSPVLLFHYPTDRNAKDSGYIPPWVKLEFGSLTDQRPTGCRKVSAMVDELAPGHFEDCQAHVVALEIERTFWEKATILHAEYHRPSPRQRDRFSRHYADFAALWRNPICKKALENDDLLKRVVAHKSRFFRTSWANYETAKRGSFRLLPGPEAIENLKKDYKAMEQMFFRTPPPFEEILDTLREAESTLNG
- a CDS encoding energy transducer TonB, whose translation is MKKSVFSLVAALALVASMSSTLSSEAFASDSVQGSSIQFSVTEAPSFPQELMEKGQSTGLATVRVMVDEHGFLEDWIVLEASDVSLVNSIAEVIYGWEFVSARVGGHAVRSVGDIVVQLDAGKAYQRMRRDREDLLESSFVKVYTRQGEMRRTRARPQRVNYVVARQLDSSPQLVAYREPAMGRELYGESDYISVRMEYYVDAEGRVRMPTPAERGEDVADEAVYALQHAMRSWRFAPLTVNKEPATLRLVQTIRIKKPL